A window from Littorina saxatilis isolate snail1 linkage group LG9, US_GU_Lsax_2.0, whole genome shotgun sequence encodes these proteins:
- the LOC138975346 gene encoding uncharacterized protein isoform X2: MGAASVFTLFVLLASFAVSTGNACGGNHVIRHQPISFSSPDYGVAPYPVNSMCYWVFTSYNKKPLRLTFSEMDLEAHPKCYNDYVVIYTGSCGGSRPIKRCGWSLPHPVISKGGRLCVMFRSDSMMSLRGFNASVELITETPKPDASSISVLPSPSVLATTISTAATWHSSSSSTTLTGSDDGDSKDPPHTSIPPDPSVPSPTATVQYPDDTRDASRLSQYVTLQTGGGFVSSLTELEPRTKILLLTTSVQSSMSGSVLTFSEISLKSVHTSFESTLFSLSSSSGQLMTSDLFTPLSSSSSSSSSSSSSSSSSSSSSSSSSSSSPSLLSSVMPSFLTTNVIEDVTRKDSLETPVMSTVKATETHSMTYFHSVSSAVEEMPAPSSVVFLAASASQASPLSGLFPSPTMVSSLSLASTVLSTSLTESPSPFASSPLYPSVLPLPSLSSLYWSSASSSPSSSSSSAWFLQPPLSSPMNVVSGEFSSSSLVTSTNPATNKPTTVAAVPSTSLASVQTSGATPEDSTASLPLAPCVGEGYVVATSHVVMSPNFGLGQVYPNGARCLWKIAVPKDGEALLTFTSMDIEYHPQCLYDVLNIYSAQPASTGNGSLNTPASTGVGSLNTPTSSNSALHPQLPASPDHTYCGTAVPAPLTFLGDFFVEFKSDGVIPRPGFAATVKILDPPPEPTTTSSTTTTSTTTTTTTTTTTTTIPTAPSTLKPATASQIEEVEMCKTKTAYVEQEVYVISPGYQAGQYPINVQCGLTLTTSAGKKLYVEFLEIAVEYHRSCSWDRLTVYDGYVSKQTMLATCCGVSPPSDVITVTSMLTLEFVSDVIYPDRGFRLRISVIEDSNETTSKLPSPSPSTTTPLPDATNPSSSSNTSQPTTVQDMSSLSQISSAVSPTSKTKISAPAAKTTPAVSSSALLQPQDDSSKLLEYAPLTSLSSKPAFTDSSADDSSTISPYATLPMENVHTMFEATPTTVTLSSFRNTASAESSMEDSSRILPSSTLSLESADTFFETAPTTSLHASFPNTVLVADTGSVLSPSTEQTDASVESLQPWSMSASVYPSLPESTLPPSQAGSQTTSVPSQKTSTGVETTVSKASKDVSTVTTSTETTTRTPTTVTSTTTMVSQVKNMTVEACSGVPAILSSQTGEITSPGFLSGESYPDNIRCLWVVEVPTGMMVRLKFTSFDVENQSSCSFDSLKIWESEPETGTLLRSFCGASLPEDVTSEQNLVLDFNSDRIGRASGFRAIYELLHLVTQTPDACPEGRAACRSGLCIPHQWFCDGEEDCPSGDDEENCGGCQEGEFQCLDDSCLPGYNVCDGTAQCSDREDEQMCVRVTTDGLLQVNREGEWIPVCERNWTQEVANGACAAANLGPVIEFGTTSVNAEIFALWRKEDAAMYLQAKGAANLSSRCPANKAVVVSCSERVCGKGDSPSLPQPYVLGSEASVNGQWPWTVAIMTGGTFKCGGSLVDDQWVVTAAHCLYNLINIPERLTVTSGNVNLYAKTRQETRVSEIILHPDNDFISNSDIALMRLQRPLEISPVVGLACLPKRHHQWSVNIPCYVSGWGITDIADIPVEDMHSRHVSSVLHHAKVKLWGQAKCQAVYKSRLIPTMICAGYEHGEIDACKGDSGGPLVCQTVGGAWTQVGVVSWGEGCGTRGKPGVYTRVDSFLDWILDLTAQDVAQTSCDFETPFICGYVTNVNSTSSFLWSRRPGGQREPGRPAKDHTQGNETGYYMYAQIDYENEGEKATLFTPKINVESVACLTFYTVFFDNPHASLTVNAIGHGSNRTQPLLHLRNEGSDWSEVEVELPHWTEQISFLASVNFGSVGGLGIDDVSVVGARCRDTAKLSCDFDDGTVCQYNQSDDDTSDWLMTSNPREGDNDTSGGRYLQADLRRGGIGGTAKLVSPVMTSSVTRCLHFRYRISPAHTASLSVCTLSVVNPVNKFLDCSTWTRSSSPRDDWHAGHASLPPSAYPYAVVFNAGRGFKGGVVNIDDVAKVDGSCG, encoded by the exons ATGGGTGCAGCTTCCGTGTTCACGCTTTTTG TTCTGTTGGCATCCTTCGCGGTTTCCACTGGAAATGCATGCGGCGGAAATCACGTGATTAGGCACCAGCCAATCAGCTTTTCGTCCCCAGACTATGGCGTCGCACCATATCCGGTGAACAGTATGTGTTACTGGGTGTTCACCTCGTATAACAAAAAG CCTCTTCGACTGACATTTAGTGAAATGGACCTGGAGGCCCACCCAAAATGTTACAACGATTATGTCGTCATCTATACCGGAAGCTGCGGGGGGTCCCGTCCCATCAAGCGTTGCGGCTGGTCTCTTCCGCATCCGGTGATCTCCAAAGGGGGACGACTGTGCGTGATGTTCCGGTCCGACAGCATGATGTCTCTCCGAGGTTTCAACGCCAGCGTGGAACTCATTACTG AAACACCAAAGCCAGACGCCTCTTCCATCTCAGTTTTACCCTCACCTTCAGTTCTTGCCACGACAATCTCCACGGCAGCTACTTGGCACTCTTCTTCATCTTCCACCACGTTGACAGGTTCAGACGACGGGGACAGCAAAGACCCACCACATACCTCCATACCACCCGACCCCAGCGTTCCTTCCCCCACAGCCACAGTGCAATACCCCGATGATACCCGTGATGCCTCCAGACTTTCACAGTATGTAACTCTTCAAACGGGGGGAGGGTTTGTGTCCTCCCTGACAGAACTCGAGCCACGAACAAAAATACTACTTCTGACGACTTCTGTACAGTCTTCGATGTCAGGGAGTGTTTTGACTTTTTCGGAGATTTCGTTGAAGTCTGTTCACACATcttttgagtcaacgttgttttcattgtcGTCGTCTTCGGGGCAGTTGATGACTTCTGATTTGTTTACAcctttgtcatcatcatcatcgtcgtcgtcgtcgtcctcctcctcctcctcctcctcctcctcctcctcctcatcatcatcatcatcatcaccatcattatTGTCATCAGTGATGCCCTCCTTTTTGACAACAAACGTCATCGAAGACGTGACTCGTAAGGACTCGTTGGAAACCCCGGTGATGTCAACAGTGAAGGCAACGGAGACGCACTCCATGACATATTTTCATTCTGTCAGTTCTGCAGTCGAGGAGATGCCCGCACCTTCTTCAGTAGTATTTCTAGCGGCGTCTGCTTCGCAAGCGTCTCCGTTGTCGGGTCTATTCCCTTCTCCTACGATGGTGTCGTCATTGTCTTTGGCGTCAACGGTATTGTCGACGTCACTGACAGAGTCACCTTCGCCGTTCGCTTCATCGCCGTTGTACCCGTCTGTGTTACCACTGCCGTCgttgtcgtctttgtattggtcATCGGCATCGTCTTCgccgtcgtcatcatcatcttcagcGTGGTTTTTGCAGCCACCGTTGTCATCGCCAATGAATGTCGTATCCGGTGAATTTTCTTCGTCGTCGCTGGTGACAAGTACAAACCCTGCCACAAACAAACCCACGACGGTCGCTGCAGTACCCTCAACATCCCTCGCAAGTGTTCAGACGAGTGGCGCAACACCAGAAGACTCTACCGCTTCTCTTCCCCTAGCGCCTTGTGTTGGGGAAGGTTACGTCGTTGCTACGTCACACGTTGTGATGTCACCCAATTTTGGACTGGGACAGGTGTACCCCAATGGCGCGCGCTGCCTATGGAAGATTGCTGTTCCGAAG GATGGAGAGGCCTTGCTCACCTTCACAAGCATGGACATCGAATACCACCCGCAATGCCTTTACGATGTCCTCAACATCTACTCCGCCCAACCCGCCAGTACTGGCAACGGAAGCCTGAATACACCTGCCAGCACCGGCGTCGGGAGCCTCAACACCCCAACATCCTCGAACAGTGCCTTACACCCGCAGCTACCCGCCTCTCCAGATCACACGTATTGTGGTACAGCGGTCCCCGCGCCTTTGACTTTCCTTGGCGATTTCTTCGTAGAGTTCAAATCTGACGGCGTCATTCCCAGGCCTGGCTTTGCGGCGACTGTTAAGATCCTGGACCCTCCGCCAG AACCTACCACCACAAGTTCTACTACGACCACCAGCACAACTACtactacgacgacgacgaccactaccaccaccatccCGACTGCGCCATCTACGCTGAAACCCGCAACCGCGTCCCAGATAGAGGAAGTTGAAATGTGCAAGACGAAGACTGCGTATGTGGAGCAGGAAGTGTACGTCATTTCCCCTGGCTACCAGGCCGGCCAGTATCCAATCAACGTGCAGTGTGGTCTGACACTCACCACATCCGCTGGCAAG AAACTCTATGTGGAGTTCTTGGAAATAGCGGTTGAGTATCACAGAAGCTGCAGCTGGGACCGGCTTACAGTCTACGATGGCTACGTCAGCAAACAAACGATGTTAGCGACGTGTTGCGGCGTCAGTCCCCCTTCTGACGTCATCACTGTGACGTCAATGCTGACGCTGGAGTTTGTTTCTGACGTCATTTATCCGGATAGAGGGTTCCGACTTCGGATCTCAGTCATTG AAGACAGCAACGAAACCACCAGCAAACTGCCATCTCCATCACCATCGACCACAACTCCTCTCCCGGATGCAACGAACCCTTCATCAAGTAGCAATACCTCGCAACCCACCACAGTTCAAGACATGTCATCTCTCTCACAGATATCGTCCGCAGTTTCACCAACCTCCAAAACTAAAATCTCAGCTCCAGCGGCAAAAACTACCCCAGCTGTTTCATCGTCGGCTTTGCTACAACCCCAGGATGACTCCTCAAAATTGCTCGAGTATGCACCCTTGACCTCACTTTCCTCAAAGCCTGCATTTACCGATTCGTCAGCGGACGATTCCTCAACAATTTCGCCCTATGCAACCTTGCCCATGGAGAATGTTCACACCATGTTTGAGGCCACACCGACGACTGTTACGTTGTCTTCGTTTCGAAATACTGCATCTGCTGAATCATCGATGGAAGATTCCTCAAGAATTCTGCCTTCTTCAACCTTATCGCTGGAAAGTGCTGACACCTTTTTTGAGACTGCTCCGACTACATCCTTGCACGCTTCTTTCCCAAACACTGTGTTAGTTGCGGACACTGGCTCGGTGCTTTCCCCGTCGACAGAACAAACGGATGCGTCTGTTGAGTCTTTACAACCATGGTCAATGTCCGCAAGTGTATATCCTTCCTTACCAGAAAGCACGCTTCCTCCTTCCCAGGCAGGAAGTCAGACAACATCTGTCCCATCTCAGAAAACATCCACAGGTGTTGAAACCACAGTTTCAAAGGCATCCAAAGATGTTTCAACCGTAACGACATCCACAGAGACAACGACGCGAACTCCGACAACTGTCACGTCTACCACCACCATGGTGAGCCAAGTGAAAAATATGACAGTAGAGGCTTGCTCCGGAGTGCCCGCCATCTTGTCCAGTCAAACAGGGGAGATCACTTCCCCGGGTTTCCTGAGCGGCGAGAGTTATCCCGACAACATACGCTGTCTGTGGGTGGTTGAGGTGCCAACCGGAATG ATGGTTCGTCTGAAATTCACCTCCTTTGACGTGGAAAATCAATCATCATGCTCCTTTGATAGTCTGAAGATCTGGGAGAGCGAACCTGAGACCGGAACCCTGCTTCGCTCATTTTGTGGTGCGTCACTTCCGGAGGACGTGACGTCAGAACAAAACCTCGTTCTGGACTTCAACTCTGATCGAATCGGTCGTGCCTCAGGTTTTCGTGCAATATACGAACTTCTCCATTTAGTGACACAAACTCCAG ATGCGTGTCCGGAAGGGCGTGCAGCATGCCGGAGTGGGCTGTGCATTCCACACCAGTGGTTCTGTGACGGCGAAGAGGACTGTCCGTCTGGCGATGACGAGGAGAACTGTG GTGGTTGCCAAGAGGGCGAGTTTCAGTGTCTGGACGACAGTTGCCTTCCTGGGTACAACGTGTGTGATGGGACCGCTCAGTGCTCAGACCGTGAAGACGAGCAAATGTGTG TTCGCGTTACAACTGATGGCTTGTTACAAGTCAACAGAGAAGGCGAGTGGATTCCGGTCTGTGAGCGAAATTGGACGCAGGAAGTTGCAAACGGAGCATGCGCGGCAGCAAATCTCGG ACCCGTGATAGAGTTCGGCACCACATCTGTCAACGCTGAAATCTTCGCATTGTGGAGAAAGGAGGATGCTGCCATGTACCTACAGGCCAAGGGTGCGGCAAACCTAAG TTCCCGGTGTCCCGCCAACAAGGCTGTTGTGGTGTCGTGCTCAGAACGAg TGTGTGGAAAGGGGgactccccctccctcccccagcCCTACGTGCTGGGCAGCGAAGCCTCGGTGAACGGTCAGTGGCCCTGGACAGTGGCCATAATGACAGGGGGCACATTCAAGTGTGGAGGGTCACTCGTTGATGACCAGTGGGTGGTCACAGCTGCCCACTGCCTGTACAA TCTCATCAACATACCGGAAAGGCTGACCGTGACTTCCGGTAACGTCAACCTGTACGCCAAGACGCGACAAGAGACGAGAGTCAGCGAGATCATCCTACACCCTGACAACGACTTCATCTCCAACTCCGACATCGCTCTGATGCGACTGCAGCGACCTCTGGAGATCTCCCCCGTCGTCGGTCTCGCCTGTCTGCCCAAACGACACCACCAGTGGAGCGTCAACATCCCTTGCTATGTCAGTGGCTGGGGCATTACGGATATCGCGG ATATACCAGTGGAAG ATATGCACAGCAGACATGTGTCATCCGTGCTGCACCACGCCAAGGTGAAACTGTGGGGTCAAGCCAAGTGCCAGGCGGTGTACAAGTCTCGTCTCATCCCCACCATGATTTGTGCCGGCTACGAACACGGGGAAATTGACGCCTGCAAA GGTGACAGCGGCGGACCCTTAGTGTGTCAGACGGTGGGCGGAGCTTGGACACAGGTGGGCGTGGTCAGCTGGGGGGAGGGCTGCGGCACGCGGGGCAAGCCAGGGGTCTACACGCGCGTCGACTCTTTCCTGGACTGGATCCTGGACCTGACTGCACAAGACG tggCACAAACCTCCTGCGATTTTGAGACTCCATTTATATGTGGTTACGTCACAAACGTGAATTCAACGTCATCATTTCTGTGGTCGCGCCGACCAGGGGGACAAAGGGAGCCGGGTCGTCCTGCTAAAGACCACACGCAAGGCAATGAGACAG GTTACTACATGTACGCACAAATCGATTATGAGAACGAGGGGGAGAAGGCAACTCTCTTCACACCCAAAATAAACGTGGAGTCCGTTGCCTGTCTCACCTTTTACACCGTCTTCTTTGACAACCCCCATGCTTCCCTAACAGTCAACGCCATTGGACATGGTTCCAACCGAACACAACCGCTCTTGCATTTGAGAAACGAGGGCAGTGATTGGTCGGAGGTGGAAGTGGAGCTTCCTCATTGGACAGAGCAGATTTCCTTCTTGGCGAGTGTAAACTTTGGAAGTGTAGGAGGTCTTGGAATCGATGACGTCAGCGTAGTTGGCGCTCGGTGTCGAG ACACGGCTAAACTATCGTGTGACTTCGATGATGGAACAGTTTGCCAATACAATCAGTCCGACGACGACACGTCTGATTGGTTGATGACGTCCAATCCGCGTGAAGGAGACAATGATACGTCTG